A stretch of Bradyrhizobium diazoefficiens DNA encodes these proteins:
- a CDS encoding ABC transporter permease, translated as MRPLDPVTSKQRVAYGLAFFVVFVALWSWATFGGHVSKVFLANPLTMVQEGVDLLTNQGFLFDIGMTIWRVVGGFVLAAIIAVPIGVLMGAYKPIEAFLEPFVSFARYLPASAFIPLLILWAGIGEMQKLLVIFIGSVFQVILMIAVTVGATRRDLVEAAYTLGASDRGIIRRVLLPSSAPEIAEILRLVLGWAWTYVIVAELIGSSSGIGHMITDSQALLNTGQIIFGIIVIGLIGLLSDFMFKAFNAWLFPWRLA; from the coding sequence ATGCGTCCTCTCGACCCCGTGACGTCAAAGCAGCGCGTGGCTTACGGCCTCGCGTTCTTCGTGGTGTTCGTTGCCCTCTGGTCCTGGGCGACCTTCGGCGGCCATGTGTCGAAAGTGTTCCTCGCCAACCCGTTGACCATGGTGCAGGAAGGCGTCGACCTGCTCACCAATCAGGGCTTCCTGTTCGACATCGGCATGACCATCTGGCGCGTCGTCGGCGGCTTTGTGCTGGCCGCGATCATTGCCGTGCCGATCGGCGTGCTGATGGGCGCCTACAAGCCGATCGAGGCCTTCCTCGAGCCTTTTGTCTCCTTTGCGCGCTACTTGCCCGCCTCCGCCTTCATTCCGCTCCTGATTCTGTGGGCCGGCATCGGCGAGATGCAAAAGCTGCTCGTCATCTTCATCGGCTCGGTGTTCCAGGTCATCCTGATGATCGCTGTGACTGTCGGCGCCACGCGGCGCGATCTGGTGGAGGCCGCCTATACGCTCGGAGCCAGCGATCGCGGCATCATCCGCCGCGTGCTGCTGCCATCCTCCGCGCCCGAGATCGCGGAGATCCTGCGGCTGGTGCTCGGCTGGGCCTGGACCTATGTCATCGTCGCCGAGTTGATCGGCTCGTCCTCCGGCATCGGCCACATGATCACCGACAGCCAGGCTCTGCTCAACACCGGCCAGATCATCTTCGGCATCATCGTCATCGGACTGATCGGCCTGCTCTCGGACTTCATGTTCAAGGCGTTCAACGCCTGGCTGTTCCCGTGGAGGCTCGCGTGA
- a CDS encoding ABC transporter ATP-binding protein, which yields MTILKIEQVSRTFPARHGNAPTRALEPTDLTIGNNDFVTILGPSGCGKSTLLRIVAGLDRPTSGRVTLDGREVTGPGADRGMVFQSYTLFPWLTVRENIAFGLRERGVREAERNKIADTFIRQVGLSGFENHWPKQLSGGMQQRTAIARALANDPKILLLDEPFGALDNQTRALMQEMLLGIWERDQKTVLFVTHDIEEAIFLGSRVIVMSARPGRIKAEINVDLPHPRFYKIKTTPEFVQLKERLVEEIRIEALKVAEHA from the coding sequence GTGACGATTCTCAAGATCGAGCAGGTCTCGCGCACCTTCCCCGCCCGCCATGGCAACGCGCCGACCAGGGCGCTGGAGCCGACCGACCTCACAATCGGCAACAATGACTTCGTCACCATCCTCGGCCCCTCCGGCTGCGGCAAGTCCACGCTGCTGCGCATCGTTGCCGGCCTCGACCGTCCGACCAGCGGACGCGTCACGCTCGACGGGCGCGAGGTCACCGGCCCCGGCGCCGACCGCGGCATGGTGTTCCAGTCCTACACGCTGTTTCCGTGGCTGACGGTGCGCGAGAACATCGCCTTTGGCCTGCGCGAGCGCGGCGTGCGCGAGGCGGAGCGCAACAAGATCGCTGACACCTTCATCCGCCAGGTTGGCCTCTCCGGTTTCGAGAACCACTGGCCAAAACAGCTCTCCGGCGGCATGCAGCAGCGCACCGCGATTGCGCGTGCGCTCGCCAATGATCCAAAGATCCTGCTGCTCGACGAGCCCTTCGGCGCGCTCGACAACCAGACCCGCGCCTTGATGCAGGAAATGCTGCTCGGCATCTGGGAGCGCGACCAGAAGACCGTGCTGTTTGTCACCCACGACATCGAAGAGGCGATCTTCCTCGGCAGCCGCGTCATCGTCATGAGCGCCCGTCCCGGCCGCATCAAAGCCGAGATCAATGTGGACCTGCCGCATCCGCGCTTCTACAAGATCAAGACCACGCCCGAATTCGTTCAGTTGAAGGAACGGCTGGTCGAGGAAATCCGCATCGAGGCGCTGAAGGTTGCCGAACATGCCTGA
- a CDS encoding Zn-dependent hydrolase: MPDTQPSADGMRVLADLNALRALGAYKTGVHKPTFSEPHRQSLDWLVRKLPGAGLAPTIDGIGNVFGTSATPGPKLLAGSHLESQNYAGWLDGPLGVVYALEAARVLNIDPSVKGAVEVAAWCDEEGHFGSFLGSRSYIGQVSETEINAARDRTDGRTMRDALGDMGLAGRARITAEPGRHVGYLEAHIEQGDTLESGQLAIGVVTSIVGIWQYRIDFTGEQNHAGTTRMAVRKDAGLALAKFCVTIDQRFPAACGPRTVWTTGRVTLDPGAPSIIPGGAEMLFQIRDDDPSVIARLEELLRIVADEVNANGPCTVTVEKIRTGAPAMMNAGFQDAIDAASKAFAGGRSIRMPSGAGHDAQMLATIMPAGMLFVPSIGGISHHWTENTADADIVTGAEVFVDACRRILGG; the protein is encoded by the coding sequence ATGCCTGACACCCAGCCGAGCGCCGATGGGATGCGCGTTCTCGCCGATCTCAATGCACTGCGCGCCCTCGGCGCCTACAAGACCGGCGTGCACAAGCCGACCTTCTCCGAGCCGCACAGGCAGTCGCTGGACTGGCTGGTGCGGAAGCTGCCCGGCGCCGGGCTCGCGCCCACGATCGACGGCATCGGCAACGTCTTCGGCACCAGCGCAACGCCGGGACCGAAGCTGCTGGCGGGCTCGCATCTGGAAAGCCAGAACTACGCCGGTTGGCTCGACGGGCCGCTTGGCGTCGTCTATGCGCTCGAGGCTGCGCGCGTGCTCAATATCGATCCCTCCGTGAAAGGCGCGGTTGAAGTTGCCGCGTGGTGCGACGAGGAAGGTCATTTCGGCAGCTTTCTCGGATCGCGCTCCTATATCGGGCAGGTGAGCGAGACCGAGATCAACGCCGCACGCGACCGCACCGATGGCCGCACCATGCGCGACGCGCTTGGCGACATGGGGCTTGCCGGACGGGCGCGTATCACGGCCGAACCGGGACGACACGTCGGCTATTTGGAGGCGCATATCGAGCAGGGCGACACGCTCGAAAGCGGGCAGCTCGCGATCGGCGTCGTGACCTCCATCGTCGGCATCTGGCAGTACCGCATCGATTTCACCGGTGAGCAGAACCACGCCGGCACCACGCGCATGGCCGTGCGCAAGGACGCGGGCCTGGCGCTCGCCAAATTCTGCGTGACGATCGACCAGCGTTTTCCGGCTGCGTGCGGGCCGCGCACGGTCTGGACCACCGGCCGCGTCACGCTCGATCCGGGCGCGCCGAGCATCATTCCGGGTGGCGCCGAGATGCTGTTCCAGATTCGCGACGACGATCCTTCCGTGATCGCACGGCTGGAGGAATTGCTGCGGATTGTGGCGGACGAGGTCAACGCGAATGGTCCCTGCACCGTAACAGTGGAGAAAATCCGCACCGGCGCGCCCGCGATGATGAATGCCGGTTTTCAGGACGCGATCGACGCCGCGAGCAAAGCATTTGCCGGCGGACGATCGATCCGCATGCCGAGCGGCGCCGGCCATGACGCACAGATGCTCGCGACCATCATGCCGGCAGGCATGCTATTCGTGCCCTCGATCGGCGGCATCAGCCATCACTGGACCGAGAACACCGCCGACGCCGATATCGTTACCGGCGCAGAGGTCTTCGTCGACGCCTGCCGGCGCATTCTCGGCGGCTAG
- the bamA gene encoding outer membrane protein assembly factor BamA, giving the protein MSVLRAWLVAVVVCGVSMATSLPLALLPQAAAAQATDVIVVEGNRRMEAETVRSYFKAGANGQFDQAAIDDGLKALVETGLFQDVKVNRVGSRIVVSVVENAVISRIAFEGNKKIKDEQLSAEIQSKPRGTFSRAMVQSDTLRIAEIYRRSGRYDVRVTPEIIEQPSNRVDLVFTVEEGVKTGVKSIEFIGNSAYSAARLRDVIKTHESNLLSFLGNNDIYDPDRVEADRDLIRRFYLKNGFADAQVVAALTEYDPDKKGFLVSFKIEEGQQYRVGIVDFRTGIVNFDASSLRAFSRVHVGSLYNVESVEKSTEEMQIEASRRGYAFAVVRPSGDRNFESHTVSVVFNIDEGPRTYIERINLRGNTRTRDYVIRREFDISEGDAYNRALVDRAERRLKNLDYFKSVKITTEPGSSSDRVILIVNMEEKSTGDFSISGGYSTTDGALAEVSVSERNLLGKGLFAKASVTYGQYARGVSLSFVEPYLLDYRIALGIDTYWRQQLSNSYTSYGVTTLGFSPRLGFALREDLSLQLRYSLYQQSITLASDYNNCNNNAANTSLAFNPTPAYIANVLGGVDPTNSTSSGVYGYGCYGDGESSLPVRKELTNGPTLTSAVGYTLNYNTLDNNKNPTDGLIIDFKQDFAGVGGDVTYLKTALDTKYYTPLVSEIVSVIHLQGGVLSKIGNNDLRMLDHFQMGPNLVRGFASNGIGPRDITYASYGTVGDALGGTKYWGASMELQMPFWFLPKEVGLKGAVYADAGSLWGYQGPTSWAATGEVNTKACPTCGLQYDDSSLVRSSVGVGLIWASPFGPLRFDYAVPLTKGKYDVVQEFRFGGGTSF; this is encoded by the coding sequence ATGTCGGTTTTGCGGGCCTGGCTTGTCGCGGTGGTCGTGTGTGGCGTGTCGATGGCTACCTCGCTTCCCCTGGCGTTGTTGCCGCAAGCAGCGGCGGCGCAAGCCACGGACGTGATCGTGGTCGAGGGCAATCGCCGCATGGAGGCCGAAACGGTCCGCTCCTATTTCAAGGCCGGTGCGAACGGCCAGTTCGATCAGGCAGCCATCGACGACGGCCTCAAGGCGTTGGTCGAGACCGGCTTGTTTCAGGATGTGAAGGTCAACCGGGTCGGTAGCCGCATCGTCGTGTCGGTGGTCGAGAACGCGGTGATAAGCCGCATCGCATTCGAGGGCAACAAGAAGATCAAGGACGAGCAGCTCTCGGCCGAAATCCAGTCCAAGCCGCGCGGGACCTTCTCGCGCGCGATGGTGCAGTCCGACACGCTACGGATCGCCGAAATCTACCGCCGGTCGGGCCGCTACGACGTGCGCGTCACGCCCGAGATCATCGAGCAGCCGAGCAACCGCGTCGATCTCGTCTTCACGGTCGAGGAGGGCGTCAAGACCGGCGTCAAATCGATCGAGTTCATCGGCAACAGCGCCTACTCGGCCGCGCGCCTGCGCGACGTGATCAAGACGCATGAGAGCAATCTGCTCTCCTTCCTCGGCAACAACGACATCTACGATCCAGATCGCGTCGAGGCCGACCGCGACCTGATCCGCCGCTTCTATCTCAAGAACGGGTTTGCCGATGCGCAGGTCGTGGCGGCGCTGACTGAATATGATCCGGACAAGAAGGGTTTTCTCGTCAGCTTCAAGATCGAGGAAGGCCAGCAATATCGCGTCGGCATCGTCGACTTCCGCACTGGCATCGTCAATTTCGACGCGAGCTCGTTACGCGCCTTTTCGCGCGTCCATGTCGGCTCGCTCTACAATGTCGAATCGGTCGAGAAGTCGACCGAAGAGATGCAGATCGAGGCCTCGCGCCGCGGCTATGCTTTCGCCGTCGTGCGGCCGAGCGGTGACCGAAACTTCGAATCGCACACCGTCTCGGTTGTGTTCAACATCGACGAAGGTCCGCGCACCTATATCGAGCGCATCAATCTGCGCGGCAATACCCGCACGCGCGACTACGTGATCCGTCGCGAATTCGACATCTCCGAAGGCGACGCCTACAACCGCGCGCTGGTCGACCGCGCCGAGCGCCGGTTGAAGAATCTCGACTATTTCAAGAGCGTCAAGATCACCACGGAGCCCGGGTCGTCCAGCGACCGCGTCATCCTGATCGTCAACATGGAAGAGAAGTCGACCGGCGATTTCTCGATCTCGGGCGGCTACTCTACGACCGACGGCGCATTGGCCGAGGTTTCGGTCTCCGAGCGCAATCTGCTCGGCAAGGGGCTCTTCGCGAAAGCGTCGGTGACCTACGGCCAGTATGCGCGCGGCGTCTCGCTGTCCTTCGTCGAGCCGTATCTGCTCGACTACCGCATCGCCCTCGGAATCGACACCTATTGGCGCCAGCAATTGTCGAACAGCTACACCAGCTATGGCGTGACGACGCTGGGTTTCTCGCCGCGCCTCGGCTTCGCGTTGCGCGAGGATCTTTCGCTCCAGCTGCGCTACTCGCTCTATCAGCAGAGCATCACGCTCGCCAGCGACTACAACAACTGTAACAACAACGCGGCCAACACGTCGCTGGCCTTCAACCCGACGCCGGCCTACATCGCGAACGTGCTGGGCGGCGTGGATCCGACCAACTCGACGAGTTCGGGCGTCTATGGCTACGGCTGCTACGGCGACGGCGAATCGAGCCTGCCGGTCCGGAAGGAGCTCACGAACGGTCCGACCTTGACGTCGGCGGTGGGTTATACGCTGAACTACAACACGCTCGACAACAACAAGAATCCAACGGACGGTCTGATCATCGACTTCAAGCAGGATTTTGCCGGCGTCGGCGGCGACGTGACCTATCTGAAGACTGCGCTCGACACCAAGTACTACACGCCGCTGGTGTCCGAGATCGTCAGCGTGATCCATCTCCAGGGCGGCGTCCTCAGCAAGATCGGCAACAACGATCTGCGCATGCTGGATCACTTCCAGATGGGCCCGAACCTCGTGCGCGGCTTCGCTTCCAACGGCATCGGTCCGCGCGACATCACCTATGCGAGCTACGGCACCGTTGGCGATGCGCTGGGCGGCACCAAATATTGGGGCGCGTCGATGGAGTTGCAGATGCCATTCTGGTTCCTGCCCAAGGAGGTCGGCCTGAAGGGCGCGGTCTACGCCGATGCCGGCTCGCTCTGGGGTTACCAGGGGCCGACCTCGTGGGCGGCCACGGGCGAAGTGAATACGAAGGCGTGCCCGACCTGCGGACTGCAATATGACGACAGCAGCCTGGTGCGTTCGTCGGTCGGCGTCGGCCTGATCTGGGCCTCGCCGTTCGGACCGCTGCGCTTCGATTACGCCGTGCCGCTCACGAAGGGTAAATACGACGTGGTCCAGGAGTTCAGGTTCGGCGGCGGCACGTCGTTCTAG
- a CDS encoding ABC transporter substrate-binding protein: MRSSTVFATIIALTASTPVLADDVKVGVGISGWTGFAPLTLAKEAGIFKKNGLDVTIKKIPQKDRHLAIASGDVQCAATTVETWISWNANGVATKQIFQLDKSFGADGMAVRNDVTSIKELKGKTVAASAPGTSPYFALAWMLKKNGLTVKDVTVVNLEPAAAAQAFVSGQNDAAMTYEPYLSTVRAAPDKGKIIATTLDYPIVMDTFGCTPKFLSENPKAAQALANSYFESLDMIAKDQTKAYEIMGADVKQTGEQFGNSAKYLRWQDKATNQKFFAGDFLAFNKEAAELLLEIGIIKAAPKVEDLFDASYIK, translated from the coding sequence ATGCGTAGTTCGACAGTTTTTGCGACAATCATTGCTCTCACAGCCTCAACGCCCGTGCTCGCCGACGACGTCAAGGTCGGTGTCGGCATCTCCGGCTGGACCGGCTTCGCGCCGCTGACGCTGGCGAAAGAAGCCGGCATCTTCAAGAAGAACGGCCTCGACGTCACCATCAAGAAGATCCCGCAGAAAGATCGCCACCTCGCCATCGCCTCCGGCGACGTCCAATGCGCCGCCACCACGGTCGAGACCTGGATCTCCTGGAACGCCAACGGTGTCGCCACCAAGCAGATCTTCCAGCTCGACAAGAGTTTTGGCGCCGACGGCATGGCCGTGCGCAACGACGTCACGTCGATCAAGGAATTGAAAGGCAAGACCGTTGCGGCCTCCGCACCCGGCACCTCGCCCTATTTCGCGCTGGCCTGGATGCTGAAGAAGAACGGACTCACGGTGAAGGACGTCACGGTCGTGAACCTCGAGCCGGCCGCCGCCGCGCAGGCCTTCGTCTCCGGCCAGAACGACGCCGCGATGACCTATGAGCCGTATCTGTCGACCGTGCGCGCCGCGCCCGACAAGGGCAAGATCATCGCAACCACGCTCGACTATCCGATCGTGATGGACACGTTTGGCTGCACGCCGAAATTCCTGAGCGAGAATCCGAAGGCGGCGCAGGCCCTGGCCAACAGTTATTTCGAATCGCTCGACATGATCGCCAAGGACCAGACCAAAGCCTATGAGATCATGGGCGCCGACGTGAAGCAGACCGGCGAGCAGTTCGGCAACTCGGCCAAATACCTGCGCTGGCAGGACAAGGCCACGAACCAGAAATTCTTCGCGGGCGACTTCCTCGCCTTCAACAAGGAAGCCGCCGAGCTGCTGCTCGAAATCGGCATCATCAAGGCCGCGCCGAAGGTCGAGGACCTCTTTGACGCGAGCTACATCAAGTAA
- a CDS encoding lipopolysaccharide biosynthesis protein encodes MFDFILHLIQRDVTRGVAGTILLKVGSGGLAFAMFSLAAQTMSPSGFGEFATLLSVAQIASVVGLVGQELLLVRFLNEYQVNQQTSLIKGVLLSSLSISSVAMSIAICAIAAVATIRGEWWVLTVIVCAFAAVNAGLMLGSQIARSVVSIVMGEGNREFFWRVAVVLILLAIFLRHGRLEPAVLFGLITVAMALGLFVQIASIARALPNLRDVPAQSERSRWRWSALRFWIASILEAANQYFDVILVYWMLDSATAGVYFAASRLANIFAMLSAALYTFGARRLPSLYFSKDHAQFERTLHLMAEVTALCVMSALPLVCIGAPYLLRLFGAHFADQQSVLVVLAIGTAVQAAGGPAAAILQLTGHEGKYIPIVAANVVLRLLGFVVLIPWIGVLGAAVSATMSLALATIALNILCRRTTGVDPSILVLAGFRSSKIVTYSVPTAETHE; translated from the coding sequence ATGTTTGATTTCATTCTCCACCTGATACAGCGTGACGTAACGCGTGGCGTTGCCGGAACCATTCTGCTCAAGGTCGGCAGCGGCGGTCTTGCTTTCGCGATGTTTTCGTTGGCGGCACAAACGATGTCGCCCAGCGGCTTCGGCGAATTTGCAACGCTGCTTTCAGTTGCACAAATCGCATCGGTTGTGGGCCTGGTTGGCCAGGAGCTACTTCTCGTTCGGTTCCTGAACGAGTACCAAGTCAATCAGCAAACCAGCCTCATCAAGGGCGTTTTGCTCTCCAGTTTGAGCATCTCATCGGTTGCGATGTCGATCGCGATCTGCGCGATTGCGGCTGTGGCAACCATCAGAGGCGAGTGGTGGGTCTTGACAGTTATCGTTTGCGCCTTCGCCGCAGTGAACGCCGGATTGATGCTCGGCAGCCAGATTGCCCGATCCGTCGTTAGCATTGTGATGGGGGAAGGCAACAGGGAGTTTTTCTGGCGTGTTGCTGTAGTCCTGATCCTGCTCGCTATTTTCCTGCGCCACGGGCGGCTCGAGCCGGCCGTGCTGTTTGGCTTGATCACCGTTGCGATGGCGCTCGGACTGTTCGTGCAGATCGCTTCAATCGCACGAGCCCTGCCGAACTTGCGAGATGTACCTGCGCAATCGGAAAGATCGCGCTGGCGGTGGAGCGCGCTTCGTTTCTGGATCGCCTCGATTCTTGAGGCGGCAAACCAGTACTTCGACGTCATACTTGTTTATTGGATGCTGGATTCGGCAACCGCCGGGGTCTATTTCGCGGCCTCGCGTTTGGCTAATATCTTTGCGATGTTATCTGCTGCGCTATATACTTTTGGAGCGCGCCGACTACCCTCACTCTATTTCAGCAAGGACCATGCGCAGTTTGAACGCACCTTGCATCTCATGGCGGAGGTGACGGCGCTGTGCGTTATGAGCGCTCTTCCTCTTGTCTGTATCGGCGCTCCCTACCTGCTTCGTTTGTTTGGCGCACATTTCGCCGATCAACAATCGGTATTGGTCGTATTGGCGATCGGGACAGCTGTTCAGGCCGCCGGAGGGCCCGCTGCCGCAATCCTTCAGTTGACCGGTCACGAGGGCAAATATATTCCCATCGTCGCCGCCAACGTGGTTCTTCGGCTGCTCGGCTTCGTTGTTCTCATTCCCTGGATTGGTGTACTCGGTGCCGCCGTTTCGGCAACTATGTCACTCGCGCTGGCGACGATCGCTCTTAACATCCTATGTCGTCGAACAACGGGCGTTGATCCATCGATCCTCGTGCTGGCCGGTTTCAGATCCTCCAAAATCGTGACCTACTCTGTCCCTACGGCCGAAACGCACGAGTAA